The proteins below are encoded in one region of Sphingobacteriales bacterium:
- the mraZ gene encoding division/cell wall cluster transcriptional repressor MraZ encodes MIGLTGHYEVKVDSKGRLRLPTNLLQQIPEDTRTHFVLNKGMGKCLRLFPKTQWDSVTQEMGKFSYFRTAERDFLRSFYQLATQVEMDGNDRILLSKRLTDNVGITDEVVITAFHDVIEIWDSKTYHATIKEPENFADMADEVWAKLNSGK; translated from the coding sequence ATGATAGGATTAACCGGACATTATGAAGTAAAAGTGGACAGCAAAGGCAGGTTGCGTTTGCCGACCAATCTTTTACAGCAGATTCCGGAGGATACGCGTACACATTTTGTTTTGAACAAAGGCATGGGTAAATGTTTGCGCTTGTTTCCCAAAACACAATGGGACAGTGTAACACAGGAAATGGGCAAGTTCAGCTATTTCAGAACGGCTGAACGTGACTTTCTGCGCTCTTTCTATCAATTGGCGACCCAGGTGGAGATGGACGGCAACGACAGAATATTATTATCCAAGCGTCTTACGGACAATGTGGGCATCACGGATGAAGTGGTTATCACCGCCTTCCACGATGTGATTGAGATTTGGGATAGTAAGACCTATCACGCTACCATCAAAGAGCCGGAGAATTTTGCGGATATGGCAGATGAGGTGTGGGCAAAATTAAACTCCGGTAAATAG
- a CDS encoding thioredoxin family protein: MKLKIKHYILPLLIFLFEISPAQPYIDKDSIFQKSIIENKTVLIVFSGSDWCKNCIQFEKGIMKDSSFQHFVRENLLLLKADFPQKKKLPEKLIRQNELLAERYNPNGIFPLFILVSPNQRTATISFQHETAAGFTDKLKAAMESILP, from the coding sequence ATGAAGCTGAAAATTAAACACTACATCCTGCCATTGTTGATTTTTCTTTTCGAAATTTCGCCCGCTCAACCTTATATTGACAAAGACAGTATTTTCCAAAAATCAATAATTGAAAACAAAACTGTCTTAATTGTTTTTTCAGGCTCTGACTGGTGTAAAAATTGTATACAGTTTGAAAAAGGAATTATGAAGGACTCTTCCTTTCAACATTTTGTCCGGGAAAATTTATTGCTTTTAAAGGCCGACTTCCCGCAAAAGAAAAAATTGCCGGAAAAACTGATCCGACAAAATGAATTATTAGCGGAACGATACAACCCCAACGGTATTTTTCCCCTGTTTATTTTAGTCAGCCCCAATCAAAGAACGGCAACGATTAGTTTTCAGCATGAAACTGCCGCCGGTTTTACAGATAAACTGAAAGCTGCAATGGAATCCATTCTGCCATGA
- a CDS encoding FAD:protein FMN transferase, with translation MIEQKVTTKLMGSVFELIVTADTKTAAQGFIEEGIQEIKRIESLLTEFAATSITALINQNAGISPVEVPEEVYQLLKRIQHLSKITQGSFDITVGPLKKLYNFKQQDFTFPDKKKIRDTLKMVGYEFLQLLENNKVYLSQKGMQISFAAIGKGYAADCVRKLWKEKNAEGGVINASGDLTVFGKRANGDLWKIGISHPDDRNQMVFSIPMQHGATATSGDYEQYFTKNDIRYSHTIHPKTGLPLTGIKSVSIIHSSAELCDALATAVYVMGADAGIHFINQLPDTHAIVINSENCVFLSKHINIEHGTL, from the coding sequence ATGATTGAACAAAAGGTTACAACAAAATTGATGGGATCTGTTTTTGAGCTTATTGTAACGGCTGACACAAAAACTGCTGCTCAGGGATTTATAGAAGAGGGGATTCAGGAAATAAAACGCATTGAATCTTTGTTAACCGAATTTGCAGCAACTTCCATCACTGCCTTGATTAATCAGAATGCCGGCATCAGTCCAGTTGAGGTACCGGAGGAGGTATATCAATTATTAAAACGCATTCAACATTTGTCAAAGATCACTCAGGGTTCTTTTGACATTACGGTTGGCCCGTTAAAGAAACTGTATAATTTCAAACAGCAGGATTTTACATTTCCGGATAAGAAGAAAATCCGGGATACCTTAAAAATGGTAGGGTATGAATTTCTGCAATTGCTGGAAAACAATAAAGTTTATTTATCCCAAAAGGGAATGCAGATCAGTTTTGCAGCCATAGGTAAAGGATATGCCGCTGACTGTGTCAGGAAATTATGGAAAGAAAAAAATGCGGAAGGCGGTGTCATCAATGCAAGCGGAGATTTGACGGTTTTTGGAAAAAGGGCAAACGGAGATTTATGGAAGATTGGCATCTCACACCCTGATGACAGGAATCAGATGGTCTTTTCCATTCCCATGCAGCACGGCGCAACAGCGACATCCGGTGACTATGAGCAGTATTTCACGAAGAATGACATCCGCTATTCCCACACCATACATCCGAAAACGGGACTGCCGCTCACAGGCATCAAAAGCGTCAGCATCATCCACTCCAGTGCAGAATTATGTGATGCACTGGCAACGGCAGTATATGTGATGGGCGCAGATGCCGGTATCCATTTTATCAATCAATTACCGGACACACATGCTATCGTCATTAATTCTGAAAATTGTGTATTTTTATCCAAGCATATAAACATAGAGCATGGCACTCTTTAA
- a CDS encoding DUF4266 domain-containing protein, with translation MALFKISLLVLTVSSLTCSCHPVKPYQRVYLNDREMQISNGISGKFEENAEGIREGAAPAGGIYTSGGCGCN, from the coding sequence ATGGCACTCTTTAAGATATCCCTTTTAGTATTGACGGTAAGTTCACTTACCTGCAGCTGCCATCCGGTAAAACCATATCAGCGGGTATATCTGAACGACCGGGAAATGCAGATAAGCAATGGTATTTCCGGGAAATTTGAAGAAAATGCCGAAGGCATAAGAGAAGGCGCAGCACCGGCGGGAGGCATATACACCAGCGGCGGGTGTGGCTGTAACTAA
- a CDS encoding DUF3570 domain-containing protein, translated as MKKKFFIFGLMAFYYPLKAQLPDSSAFERKKISRTDIEFTFSYYNQDGNNSAVTGGTGTEKLSVYATGLTIRHQFKEFNKLSFSAGIDVISSASTDKIDHIRSSASIKDNHFHLDAGFQRRLKNVNLVMGGGAGVALESDYLSAPVSFSMQYTEPSEMRSYQMGVFLSFDDLRWGRLNPDYMRPESLVYPEELRYKEWYDVYRRDSYNIKFGFTQVLSRKMILGIFPEFVYQKGLLATPFHRVYFSDSSLRVENLPKQRFKFPLSIKLNAFLGKRFILKSQYSFYADNFGIIANAIELQGAIKIVPQFTLSPFVRIYHQSGSKFFKPYKEHLTSEVYYTSDYDLSGMKTYKAGMELKFLPMGKRQHRLSFENILFRYSYYYRSNHLQAHTVNLTFTFASEYVRKKRE; from the coding sequence ATGAAGAAGAAGTTTTTCATATTTGGCTTAATGGCCTTTTACTATCCTTTGAAGGCACAGCTTCCTGACAGCAGTGCTTTTGAAAGAAAAAAAATATCCAGGACAGATATTGAATTCACCTTTTCTTATTATAATCAGGATGGAAATAATTCGGCGGTAACAGGCGGAACAGGAACAGAAAAATTGTCCGTTTATGCGACAGGTCTGACCATCCGGCATCAGTTCAAGGAGTTCAATAAGCTTTCATTCTCTGCCGGAATTGATGTTATCAGTTCGGCATCGACTGACAAGATTGACCATATCCGTTCTTCTGCATCCATTAAAGACAACCATTTTCATCTGGATGCAGGATTCCAACGACGATTGAAGAATGTAAATCTGGTGATGGGAGGAGGAGCTGGTGTTGCCCTGGAATCGGATTATCTTTCTGCTCCCGTATCATTCTCCATGCAATATACCGAACCATCCGAAATGCGATCCTATCAGATGGGTGTGTTCCTGTCTTTTGATGACTTGCGGTGGGGCAGGTTAAACCCTGATTATATGCGCCCGGAAAGTCTCGTATATCCGGAAGAACTGAGGTATAAAGAATGGTATGATGTGTACAGAAGGGATTCTTACAATATCAAATTTGGCTTTACACAAGTATTGTCAAGGAAAATGATTCTGGGCATTTTCCCGGAATTTGTCTATCAGAAAGGATTACTGGCTACGCCGTTTCACAGAGTCTATTTTTCTGACAGCAGCCTGCGTGTAGAAAATCTGCCGAAACAAAGGTTCAAGTTTCCACTTTCTATAAAACTAAATGCATTTTTGGGCAAACGGTTTATCCTGAAGAGCCAGTATTCATTTTATGCGGACAATTTCGGAATCATTGCGAATGCCATCGAACTGCAAGGTGCCATAAAAATAGTACCGCAATTCACATTAAGTCCGTTTGTAAGAATTTATCATCAGTCAGGTTCAAAGTTTTTCAAACCCTATAAAGAACACCTGACCAGTGAAGTCTATTATACCTCCGATTACGACTTATCAGGCATGAAGACGTACAAAGCAGGTATGGAATTAAAATTCTTGCCAATGGGGAAGAGACAGCATAGATTATCTTTTGAAAATATCCTTTTCAGGTATTCCTACTATTACCGTTCGAACCATTTGCAGGCGCATACCGTTAATCTTACATTTACGTTTGCATCAGAATATGTAAGGAAAAAGAGAGAGTAA